TGGTGGTCGAGGTCGCGGACACGGGCACCGGCATCCCGCGCGAGATCATCGATAAGATCTTCGATCCCTTCTTCACCACCAAGGAACGCGGCAAGGGCACCGGTCTCGGGCTCTCCACCGTGCTCGGCATCACCCGCGCCCACGGCGGCGCCGTGAACGTCTACAGCGAACCCGGGCAGGGCAGCGTCTTCAAAATCTACCTGCCCGCCAGCAACGTCGCGCCCGCCGCGCCAACCAGTCCGGCCGAGCCCGCAGTGCCGTCGAGCGGCGCCGGCAAGACGATCCTGCTCGTCGAGGACGAGGACATCATCCGCGACGTTACCCGACGCGCGCTGGAGTTTGCCGGCTACAGCGTGATCACCGCAAACGACGGCGCGCAGGGCTTCGCCCTGTTTCATCGCCATCGCGAGGAAATCGATCTCGTCCTCACCGACATGATGATGCCGATCATGGACGGCGCGGCCCTCGTCGCGGCGCTCCGTCGCGTCGATCCGCAGATCGTCGTGATCGCGGCCAGCGGCCTGAACGACAACAACAACCAGATCAAAGCCGCGCAGGCCGGCATCTCCCATTTTATCTGCAAACCCTACACCACCGCCGCGCTCCTCGCCGCGATCGCCCGGGCCACCGCGCCCGCTCGCCGCTAGCGGCGAGCGGTGAGCGCGCGCTCGCGCTCCGTGATCGTCGGGTGCGAATAGTAGACGGCGCTGTAGAGCGGATGAGGCGTCAGGTTGGTGAGGTTTTTCTGCGCGAGCTTGTGCAGCGCACCGACCATCGGCGCGGCGGAGCCCATCGCATCCTTCGCGAACGCGTCGGCTTCATACTCGTGCTTGCGCGAGATCCAGTTGCCGATCGGCGAGAACCAGAATGTCGCGAGCGATCCGAGCAGCGCGAAAAGCAGGAAGGTCGGCGCGAGCGCGCCCGCCGGCAGGCCGAACGCGGTGTTGAACCACGGCGCCTGCACCAGCCACGCGATGACGGCAAAGCCGCCGAATTGGAGCAGCGCGCCGGTGATCAGCCGCTGCGGGATGTGGCCGCGCTTGTAGTGCCCGATCTCGTGCGCGAGCACGGCCTCGAGCTCCGCCTGCGAGAGCTGCGCCATGAGCGTGTCGAAGAGCACGATCCGTCGGAAGCGACCGAAGCCGGTGAAGAAGGCGTTCGAGTGGCCGGAGCGTTTCGAGCCATCCATCACTTCGATCGTCTCGGCGTGGAATCCAGTGCGATCCGCGAGCGCGAGCAGGCTGTCGCGCTGTTCACCGTCGGCGAGCGGCGTGAGCTTATTGAAGAGCGGCAGAATCAACTTCGGATAGAGCACGAGCATCAGCAGCTGAAACCCGAAGAGCAGCGCGAAGCCCCAAATCCACCACGAGGCTCCGGCCCACGTGACGAGCTTCAGCAGCGCCCACGCCAGCGGAAAACCGATCGCAAGGCCGAGGAACCAGCCCTTGACCTGGTCCGTGATCCAGAGTCCGAGCGTGCTCTTGTTGAACCCGAAACGCGCCTCAAGGCGGAACTGTGCCCACCACTCCAGCGGCAGGCCGGGCAGGCTCAGCAACATGAAGGTCACGACCAAGAACAACGCCCCACTCCACGCCGCACCCGGCGCGAGCGCGTCGAATTTCGCCCAGAGCCACGGCAGCAGCCCGCTGAAAAGCGCAGCGGCGAGCACCGCCGCATCGTAGACGAACTCCACCGACGCGAACCGGCTCTTCGCCAGCGTGTAGTCGCTCGCGCGCGCGAAAGTCGCGTCGTCCATGATGTCCGCGAGCCGCCCGGGCGGCACGCCGCCGTGCAGGCGCGTCTCGGAACGGTTGAGGAACTCGAGCGCGAGTTGCGCGACGAGGCGGAGCAAAAGAAGGACGGAAACCGCGAGCGGCAACCCATGCATGCCGAAGATGCAGAACAGGTTTCGCGGGCCGCGCGAGCTTGAACCGGGAGCAGCTCCCGCCGGGTCAAAGATTGATTGAAAAGGCTCTGCCCCGACACACAGTGGCCCTCGTGGAATCTGACAAGAACGCCAAACCCAGCTTTGAAACGGCCCTCGCCCGCCTCGAAGCCATCGTCGACTCGATGGAACAGGGCGACGTGCCGCTGGCGGACTTGTTGGCCAAGTATGAGGAGGGCACGAAGCTGCTCAAAGTCTGCGAAGCCCGCCTCAAAGATGCCGAACTGAAGATCGAAAAGCTGAAAAAGCAGAAGGACGGCACCGCGACTTTCGAGTCGTTCGAGCCCGCGCGCAGCGAGTGATCGCCGCGCTTTTCCCCGCCCAGTCTACCGAATGAGCTCCTCCCGCCTCCTCGACCGCATTGCCGGTCCCGCCGACGTCAAGGCCCTCGCGCCCGCCCAGCTCCCGCAGCTCGCGCAGGAAATCCGCGACGACATCATCACCGTCACCGCCAAGAACGGCGGGCACGTCGGTCCGAACCTCGGCGTCGTCGAGCTCACGATCGCGCTGCACCGCGTCTTCAACACGCCCGAGGACCAATTCGTCTTCGACGTCGCGCACCAGGGCTACGTCCACAAGCTCCTCACCGGCCGCGGAGGCGCCTTCTTCAAGGGCCTGCGCAAGACCGACGGCGCGTCCGGCTTCCTCTACCGCCGCGAGAGCCCGCACGACGCGTTCGGCGCCGGTCACGCCGGCACGGCGCTTTCCGCCGCGCTCGGCATGGCCACCGCCCGCGATCTCCGCGGCAGCAGCGAGCACGTCGTCGCCGTGTGCGGCGATGCGGCCTTCACCTGCGGCGTCACGATGGAGGCGCTCAACAACGTCGTCAGCTCCACCAAGCGCCTCGTGGTCATCCTCAACGACAACGAGTGGTCGATCGCCAAGAACGTCGGCGCCATCGCCAAGTATCTCAACAAGCTCAGCACCAGCCCGACCTACAACAAGCTCCACCACGACGTGGAGAAGTTCTTCCTCGGCCTGCCGCACGGCAGCGAGATGAACCAGTTTTATCTGAAGTGGAAACGCGAGACGAAGGACTTCTTCGTCAACTCGTCGCTCTTCGAAAAATTCGGCCTGCGCTACGTCGGACCGGTCGACGGCCACAACGTCGACGAATTGGTGAAGAACCTCGAGTTCGCGAAAAACTGCGACGGCCCCGTGCTCGTCCACGTGCTGACGAAAAAGGGCAAAGGCCTCGAAGCCGCCATCGCACACCCGGAGAAATTCCACGGCGCGAGCCCGTTCGATCCCGCGACCGGCGAGAGCGTGAAGAGCGCCGCCGGCACACCGCCCGCCTACCAGGACGTGTTCGGCGCGGCCCTGACGAAGTTCGCCAAGCAGAACCCGAAAGTCCTCGGCATCACCGGCGCCATGCCGAGCGGCACCGGTCTGACACAGCTCAGCAAGGAAGTGCCCGGACAGTTCTTCGACGTCGGCATCGCCGAGGAACACGCGGTGCTCTTCGCCGCTGGTCTCGCCACGAAGGGCTTCCGCCCGGTCTGCGCGATCTACTCGACGTTCCTGCAGCGCGCCTACGACATGGTCATCCATGACGTCTGCCTGCAGAACCTGCCCGTGACGTTCTGCATGGATCGCGCCGGCCTCTCGCCCAACGACGGCCCGACGCACCACGGTCTCTTCGACATTTCGTATCTCCGCTGCGTCCCGAACGCGGTCATCATGCAGCCGAAGGACGAGGACGAGCTGACCGACATGCTGCACACGTCGCTGCAGCTCCCCTCGCCCGCGTTCATCCGCTACCCGCGCGGCGCCGGCACCGGCGTGAAGATCAAGGCGCAACCCGCCGTCATGCCGATCGGCCACGCCGAAGTGCTCCGCGAAGGCTCGAACGTGATGATCTGGGCGCTCGGCCCGATGGTGCAGGAAGCACTCAAAGTCGCCGACCGCATCGCCGCCGAAGAGGGACTGTCCGTCGGCGTCGTGAACGCGCGCTTCGTGAAGCCGCTCGACCGCACGCTGCTCCTCTCGCAGGCCGCGTGCATCCCGCTGATCGTGACGCTCGAGGACAACGTCGTTGCCGGCGGCTTCGGCAGCGCGGTGCTCGAGGCTTTGCAGGAAGGCGACTGCCAGACTGCCGTCGAGCGCATCGGTTGGCCGGATAAATTCGTCGAGCACGGCAGCAGCGTGGAAATCCTCCGCGCCAACTACGGCCTCGGCACCGACGACATCGTCCGCCGCATCAAGGAGCGCTACAAGCGCCTCGGCACGGCGACGGTTGAAGCGGAAGTGTGATCGGCCCCACCAACCGGTCTGCCACGCCCGCGCGGATGTCGCGGGCGTTTTCGTTTTCCCGGCCAATCGCCTCTCGCTCATTCCCTCCTCTCCTCGCGAGGTGCGCGAAGCACGCCGGGGCGATACAGCGGATTTTTTCGTCGCCGTGCCCCGAGCCATGACTGCCTGCGAGGCGTGCAGCCGGAGGGCGAGTTCCGTCCGCTCCGCCGCATTTTCGAAAATAATGTAGCCGGGGTCGCTGACCCCGGAAAGAGGCTTTCCCGAGGAAAAAAGCCCCCGCCGGGCTCAACGAGCCCGGCTACAGAAAACGCCCTGGCAAGAGCCGGCCGCCACTCCGCCCTCATTCCAGCAGCGAAAAAGAAAAGCCGCGTGGGCGACACGCGGCTCGAAATTCATCGGAGCGAAAGCCGGCTTAGTTCTTCCCGCCGCACTTCTCGCAGTTCTTGCCCTGCTTCGCCGCCTCGATGCAGCACTTGTGGTCGCACGAGTGGCCCTGCTTGGCTGCCTTCTCGCAACACGGAGGCCGCTTTCCCTCTGCCGCGTCGGAGACCAGGTAGCCGAGGGCGATGCCGAGGACGATGATGGCGCAAAGACGCAGAGTTCTCATGTGGGTGACGAGGGTGACCAGTTTCGATTTTTGGGGTGGGCCGATGCTCACCGCCGAATTGATGCCCTTGGGACGGGGTTGGGGCGGGGAAAATTCAATCGACGAGCAACGTGGGGTTGGTGCGGGTAGCGGGAGTCGAACCCGCCTCTCAGCTTTGGGAAAGCCGCATAATAGCCGATATACTATACCCGCGAAAGAACGGTCCTGAAGCCATAGCGGCGGGCGCGACGCGGGCAAGTCACGAATAGTGGCGCCGTCCGTCGAGAGCGCTTTTCAGGGTGACCGCGTCCGCGTAGAGCACCCCGCCGCCGCTCGGCAGGCCGAAGCCGATGCGAGTGACCTTCACGCTTTCGCCACCCGGCAGGCGCTCAGTTAGAAAATGGCACGTCGCCTCGCCTTCGACATCGTTCGAAAGCGCGAGGATCAACTCGTTGATCTCCCCGGAAGCGAGCCGCTCGAGCAGCGGCCCCAGATTAAGATCCTCCGGCGCCACCCCGCGGATCGGCGAAAGTTTCCCGTGCAGGACGTGATACCGTCCTCGATAGGCTCCCGAGCGTTCGATCGCGGCGAGATCAGGCACGTTTTCCACGACGCACACCTGGCCGGTTGCGCGGCGTTCGTCGGCGCAAATCGGGCAGAATTCCTCTTCCGCCAGGTTGCCGCATTTCGCGCAGCGTCGCACCGACTTGGCAGCCGCCTGCAACGCGTTGACGAGCTCCGGCAATTTCTGCGGCTTCTCGACGAGCAGGTGCAGCGCGATGCGTTCCGCGGAGCGATAGCCCACTCCCGGCAAGCCCTTGAGCTGCTTCTGCAGATGCTCGAGCGCCGGAGTCATCGCTGCGTCAGAACATTCCCGGCATCTGGAAGGCCGAGGAGATGCGCTGCATCTCGGAATCGTTCAGTTCCTTCGCCTTGGTCGCGGCTTCCTGCACGGCGTTGAGCACCGTCTCCTCGATGAGCTTCGGCTCTTCCTTGAGGAACTCGGGGTCGAGTTTCAGCGCGAGGAACTTGCCCGC
This region of Opitutia bacterium genomic DNA includes:
- a CDS encoding YbaB/EbfC family nucleoid-associated protein; amino-acid sequence: MAGVGKLLKQAQKMQRQIEDMQKALETREIDITAGGGAVQVKISGAGKFLALKLDPEFLKEEPKLIEETVLNAVQEAATKAKELNDSEMQRISSAFQMPGMF
- the recR gene encoding recombination protein RecR; translated protein: MTPALEHLQKQLKGLPGVGYRSAERIALHLLVEKPQKLPELVNALQAAAKSVRRCAKCGNLAEEEFCPICADERRATGQVCVVENVPDLAAIERSGAYRGRYHVLHGKLSPIRGVAPEDLNLGPLLERLASGEINELILALSNDVEGEATCHFLTERLPGGESVKVTRIGFGLPSGGGVLYADAVTLKSALDGRRHYS
- the xseB gene encoding exodeoxyribonuclease VII small subunit, with product MEQGDVPLADLLAKYEEGTKLLKVCEARLKDAELKIEKLKKQKDGTATFESFEPARSE
- a CDS encoding M48 family metallopeptidase, which encodes MHGLPLAVSVLLLLRLVAQLALEFLNRSETRLHGGVPPGRLADIMDDATFARASDYTLAKSRFASVEFVYDAAVLAAALFSGLLPWLWAKFDALAPGAAWSGALFLVVTFMLLSLPGLPLEWWAQFRLEARFGFNKSTLGLWITDQVKGWFLGLAIGFPLAWALLKLVTWAGASWWIWGFALLFGFQLLMLVLYPKLILPLFNKLTPLADGEQRDSLLALADRTGFHAETIEVMDGSKRSGHSNAFFTGFGRFRRIVLFDTLMAQLSQAELEAVLAHEIGHYKRGHIPQRLITGALLQFGGFAVIAWLVQAPWFNTAFGLPAGALAPTFLLFALLGSLATFWFSPIGNWISRKHEYEADAFAKDAMGSAAPMVGALHKLAQKNLTNLTPHPLYSAVYYSHPTITERERALTARR
- a CDS encoding 1-deoxy-D-xylulose-5-phosphate synthase — protein: MSSSRLLDRIAGPADVKALAPAQLPQLAQEIRDDIITVTAKNGGHVGPNLGVVELTIALHRVFNTPEDQFVFDVAHQGYVHKLLTGRGGAFFKGLRKTDGASGFLYRRESPHDAFGAGHAGTALSAALGMATARDLRGSSEHVVAVCGDAAFTCGVTMEALNNVVSSTKRLVVILNDNEWSIAKNVGAIAKYLNKLSTSPTYNKLHHDVEKFFLGLPHGSEMNQFYLKWKRETKDFFVNSSLFEKFGLRYVGPVDGHNVDELVKNLEFAKNCDGPVLVHVLTKKGKGLEAAIAHPEKFHGASPFDPATGESVKSAAGTPPAYQDVFGAALTKFAKQNPKVLGITGAMPSGTGLTQLSKEVPGQFFDVGIAEEHAVLFAAGLATKGFRPVCAIYSTFLQRAYDMVIHDVCLQNLPVTFCMDRAGLSPNDGPTHHGLFDISYLRCVPNAVIMQPKDEDELTDMLHTSLQLPSPAFIRYPRGAGTGVKIKAQPAVMPIGHAEVLREGSNVMIWALGPMVQEALKVADRIAAEEGLSVGVVNARFVKPLDRTLLLSQAACIPLIVTLEDNVVAGGFGSAVLEALQEGDCQTAVERIGWPDKFVEHGSSVEILRANYGLGTDDIVRRIKERYKRLGTATVEAEV